A single region of the Nocardioides ochotonae genome encodes:
- a CDS encoding putative selenate ABC transporter substrate-binding protein — protein MCLPMRNLAAALVPALLLLAGCGGGAADGDDRPTLRISAIPDQDPAELTAREESLAEYLASTLDVEVEYVPVTDYAASVSLFRAGDLDLVFYGGLTGVQARLQTPGATLLAQRDIDAEFRSVFIAHADAGIEPVDDVAGLTAFEGTRFTFGSESSTSGRLMPEFFLAEAGVDSTSDFTGRPGYSGSHDATIDLVEAGSYEGGVLNVQVWEARNEAGTVDRDKVVEVFTTPVYSDYHWLGGPGIDERFGAGFTDELGTALLDLDGSTPQEEEVLERYGAGELVPTDAESYDRIEEIGRQLGLVS, from the coding sequence ATGTGCCTGCCCATGCGCAACCTCGCCGCCGCTCTGGTGCCGGCCCTGCTGCTCCTCGCCGGGTGCGGCGGTGGGGCAGCGGACGGCGACGACCGTCCGACCCTGCGGATCAGCGCGATCCCGGACCAGGACCCCGCCGAGCTCACCGCGCGCGAGGAGTCCCTGGCGGAGTACCTCGCCTCGACGCTGGACGTCGAGGTGGAGTACGTCCCGGTCACCGACTACGCCGCGTCGGTCAGCCTCTTCCGTGCCGGCGACCTGGACCTGGTCTTCTACGGCGGCCTGACCGGGGTCCAGGCGCGGCTGCAGACCCCCGGTGCCACGCTCCTGGCCCAGCGCGACATCGACGCGGAGTTCCGCTCGGTCTTCATCGCCCACGCCGACGCCGGGATCGAGCCGGTCGACGACGTCGCCGGGCTGACCGCGTTCGAGGGCACCCGCTTCACCTTCGGCAGCGAGTCCTCCACCTCGGGTCGTCTGATGCCGGAGTTCTTCCTCGCCGAGGCCGGCGTGGACAGCACGAGCGACTTCACCGGGCGACCCGGCTACTCCGGCTCCCACGACGCCACGATCGACCTGGTCGAGGCGGGCTCCTACGAGGGCGGCGTGCTCAACGTCCAGGTCTGGGAGGCACGCAACGAGGCCGGCACCGTCGACCGCGACAAGGTGGTCGAGGTGTTCACCACTCCCGTCTACAGCGACTACCACTGGCTGGGCGGTCCCGGGATCGACGAGCGGTTCGGCGCGGGCTTCACCGACGAGCTCGGCACGGCGCTCCTCGACCTCGACGGCTCCACGCCGCAGGAGGAGGAGGTCCTCGAGAGGTACGGCGCGGGCGAGCTCGTCCCGACCGATGCCGAGAGCTACGACCGGATCGAGGAGATCGGCCGCCAGCTCGGACTCGTGTCCTGA
- a CDS encoding HhH-GPD-type base excision DNA repair protein, with translation MGFQIANEPAADRVLEEHPFALLAGMMLDQQFPMEHAFRGPAKVLERFGSLEPAEIAAADPERFAELCATPPAIHRFPGSMSARLQALAAMIEEKYDGQTERLWTEATSGRDLLKRVMELPGFGKQKAQIFVALLAKQVGVRPEGWEAAVGDYALEGYRSVADVVDATSLQKVRDFKKEKKAAAKAKA, from the coding sequence ATGGGTTTCCAGATCGCCAACGAGCCTGCCGCCGACCGGGTCCTCGAGGAGCACCCCTTCGCGCTGCTGGCCGGGATGATGCTCGACCAGCAGTTCCCGATGGAGCACGCGTTCCGCGGCCCGGCGAAGGTGCTCGAGCGGTTCGGCAGCCTGGAGCCCGCCGAGATCGCGGCCGCGGACCCCGAGCGGTTCGCCGAGCTGTGCGCGACCCCGCCGGCGATCCACCGCTTCCCGGGCTCGATGTCGGCGCGCCTGCAGGCGCTCGCGGCCATGATCGAGGAGAAGTACGACGGGCAGACCGAGCGGCTGTGGACCGAGGCGACGAGCGGTCGCGACCTGCTCAAGCGGGTGATGGAGCTGCCCGGGTTCGGCAAGCAGAAGGCGCAGATCTTCGTCGCGCTGCTGGCCAAGCAGGTCGGCGTGCGGCCCGAGGGCTGGGAGGCGGCGGTGGGCGACTACGCGCTGGAGGGCTACCGCTCGGTCGCCGACGTGGTCGACGCGACGTCGCTGCAGAAGGTCCGCGACTTCAAGAAGGAGAAGAAGGCGGCCGCGAAGGCGAAGGCCTGA
- a CDS encoding glutamate--cysteine ligase family protein has product MGEEVEAQEFTRADRTRYREKVRRNLDVFARMLREARFDTDDPMTGMELELNLVDKAGDPAMCNAEVLAEIADEDFQTELGQFNIEINLAPARLREGGLSTFETSLRRSLNDAEEKSARVGAQLVMTGILPTLAEGHMSRSTISGNPRYRLLSEQILHARGEDIEIAITGQERLRTTTDSIVPEAACTSTQLHVQTSPDQFAAYWNASQVISSVQLAVGANSPYLLGKELWRETRIPLFEQATDTRSAELEAQGVRPRVWFGERWITSVFDLFEENVRYFPALLPILDDHEDPLTVLEAGGTPSLAELKLHNGTVYRWNRPVYDIAHGVPHLRVENRVLAAGPTVADTMANAAFYFGLVRYLAEHERPLWSQMSFSAAEENFHVAARDGIEALVYWPGVGEVRATELVLRRLLPQARAGLDAWGVPGEESDRLLGIIEQRCLTGINGAEWFVGRMRGRAEGDRFDALRATLLEYRERMHTNEPVHTWD; this is encoded by the coding sequence ATGGGAGAGGAGGTCGAGGCCCAGGAGTTCACCCGGGCGGACCGGACCCGCTACCGCGAGAAGGTCCGGCGCAACCTGGATGTGTTCGCCCGCATGCTGCGCGAGGCGAGGTTCGACACCGACGACCCGATGACGGGCATGGAGCTCGAGCTCAACCTCGTCGACAAGGCGGGCGACCCCGCGATGTGCAACGCCGAGGTGCTCGCCGAGATCGCCGACGAGGACTTCCAGACCGAGCTCGGCCAGTTCAACATCGAGATCAACCTGGCCCCGGCACGGCTGCGCGAGGGCGGGCTGAGCACCTTCGAGACCAGCCTGCGCCGCAGCCTCAACGACGCCGAGGAGAAGTCCGCGCGGGTCGGCGCCCAGCTGGTGATGACCGGGATCCTCCCGACCCTCGCCGAGGGACACATGAGCCGCTCGACGATCAGCGGCAACCCGCGCTACCGGCTGCTCAGCGAGCAGATCCTGCACGCCCGCGGGGAGGACATCGAGATCGCGATCACCGGCCAGGAGCGGCTGCGCACCACCACCGACTCGATCGTGCCGGAGGCCGCCTGCACCAGCACGCAGCTGCACGTCCAGACCTCGCCCGACCAGTTCGCGGCGTACTGGAACGCCTCGCAGGTGATCTCCTCCGTCCAGCTCGCGGTCGGCGCCAACTCGCCGTACCTGCTGGGCAAGGAGCTGTGGCGCGAGACCCGCATCCCGCTCTTCGAGCAGGCCACCGACACCCGCAGCGCCGAGCTCGAGGCCCAGGGCGTGCGACCGCGGGTCTGGTTCGGCGAGCGCTGGATCACCTCGGTCTTCGACCTCTTCGAGGAGAACGTCCGCTACTTCCCGGCCCTGCTGCCGATCCTCGACGACCACGAGGACCCGCTCACGGTGCTGGAGGCCGGCGGCACGCCGTCGCTCGCGGAGCTGAAGCTGCACAACGGCACGGTCTACCGCTGGAACCGGCCGGTCTACGACATCGCCCACGGCGTCCCGCACCTGCGCGTGGAGAACCGCGTGCTCGCCGCCGGGCCGACGGTGGCCGACACGATGGCCAACGCGGCGTTCTACTTCGGACTGGTCCGCTACCTCGCCGAGCACGAGCGGCCGCTGTGGTCGCAGATGTCGTTCAGCGCCGCCGAGGAGAACTTCCACGTCGCCGCCCGCGACGGCATCGAGGCGCTGGTCTACTGGCCCGGCGTCGGGGAGGTGCGTGCGACCGAGCTGGTGCTGCGCCGGCTGCTGCCCCAGGCACGCGCCGGGCTGGACGCCTGGGGAGTGCCGGGGGAGGAGTCCGACCGGCTGCTCGGGATCATCGAGCAGCGCTGCCTCACCGGGATCAACGGCGCCGAGTGGTTCGTCGGGAGGATGCGCGGCCGTGCCGAGGGCGACCGATTCGACGCCCTGCGGGCCACGCTGCTGGAGTACCGGGAGCGGATGCACACCAACGAGCCGGTCCACACCTGGGACTGA
- a CDS encoding universal stress protein: MGTIVVGYVPKPEGEAALAKAIEEAGLRGSKLVVVNSHRGGSEFDSTAARRAEEEMAGIKARLDAAGIEHDIRQLVRGFEPAEDLISIAEASAAELIVIGLRRRSPVGKLILGSNAQRVLLDAHCPVMAVKAES; the protein is encoded by the coding sequence ATGGGAACCATCGTGGTCGGGTACGTGCCGAAGCCCGAGGGCGAGGCAGCGCTCGCGAAGGCGATCGAGGAGGCCGGGCTGCGGGGGAGCAAGCTCGTCGTCGTGAACTCCCACCGAGGAGGCAGCGAGTTCGACTCGACTGCTGCTCGGCGTGCCGAGGAGGAGATGGCGGGCATCAAGGCGCGCCTCGACGCCGCGGGGATCGAGCACGACATCCGTCAGCTGGTGCGTGGCTTCGAACCCGCCGAGGACCTGATCAGCATCGCCGAGGCGAGCGCGGCCGAGCTGATCGTGATCGGCCTGCGCCGACGCTCCCCGGTCGGCAAGCTGATCCTCGGCAGCAACGCCCAGCGCGTGCTGCTCGACGCGCACTGCCCCGTGATGGCCGTCAAGGCCGAGTCCTGA
- a CDS encoding DNA polymerase IV, with the protein MRVHASVLHLDLDAFFASVEQRDKPSLRGKPVVVGGVGGRGVVSTASYEARRYGVRSAMSTREARARCPHAAFLGGRFHAYRESSAIVMRLLREVSPLVEPLSFDEAFVDLEQADLPDLEVATVRDFAERLRARVTEATGGLTASVGIGTSKFIAKVASDLDKPDGLVIVEPGTERELLRPMHVSVIPGVGPATVERLRRGGVHTVADLESVDLDELVQLVGRSQGHGLHQLARAIDERPVVPEREAKSVSVEGTYETDLTERRLLEGLLTRQAGEVAARLRKAGMSGRTVTIKVRLHDFTTVNRSTTLASPTDQASMIGRMARALLGELIATTDLSGGVRLLGVGVSGLADWVQEDLFGETGEDGDAEEAELAALADVEVPRHSRGTWSPGMDVVHAEMGRGWVWGSGRGVVTVRFETAETTPGPVRSYAVDDPALSAWTPPPAPEEAPPDDPDDDTDTDTGEDGRPAEVDPDVTPA; encoded by the coding sequence GTGCGCGTCCACGCCTCCGTGCTCCACCTCGACCTCGATGCGTTCTTCGCCTCGGTCGAGCAGCGCGACAAGCCCTCGCTGCGCGGCAAGCCGGTGGTCGTGGGCGGGGTCGGCGGCCGCGGCGTCGTCTCCACCGCCTCCTACGAGGCCCGGCGCTACGGCGTGCGCTCGGCGATGTCGACGCGCGAGGCGCGGGCCCGCTGCCCGCACGCGGCGTTCCTGGGCGGGCGCTTCCACGCCTACCGCGAGAGCAGCGCGATCGTGATGCGGCTGCTGCGCGAGGTCAGCCCGCTGGTCGAGCCGCTCTCCTTCGACGAGGCCTTCGTGGACCTCGAGCAGGCCGACCTGCCCGACCTCGAGGTCGCCACCGTGCGCGACTTCGCCGAGCGGCTGCGCGCCCGCGTCACCGAGGCCACCGGCGGGCTGACCGCGTCGGTCGGGATCGGGACCTCCAAGTTCATCGCCAAGGTGGCCAGCGACCTCGACAAGCCCGACGGGCTGGTGATCGTCGAGCCGGGCACCGAGCGCGAGCTGCTGCGCCCCATGCACGTCAGCGTCATCCCCGGCGTCGGGCCGGCCACCGTCGAGCGGCTGCGCCGCGGCGGCGTCCACACGGTCGCCGACCTCGAGTCCGTCGACCTCGACGAGCTGGTCCAGCTGGTCGGCCGCTCCCAGGGCCATGGCCTGCACCAGCTGGCCCGGGCGATCGACGAGCGGCCGGTCGTCCCCGAGCGCGAGGCCAAGTCGGTGAGCGTCGAGGGCACCTACGAGACCGACCTGACCGAGCGCCGGCTGCTGGAGGGTCTGCTCACCCGGCAGGCCGGCGAGGTCGCCGCGCGGCTGCGCAAGGCCGGGATGTCCGGGCGCACGGTCACCATCAAGGTGCGCCTGCACGACTTCACCACCGTCAACCGCTCCACCACCCTCGCCTCCCCCACCGACCAGGCCTCGATGATCGGGCGGATGGCCCGCGCGCTGCTCGGCGAGCTGATCGCCACCACCGACCTCTCCGGCGGCGTGCGGCTGCTCGGCGTCGGGGTGTCCGGGCTGGCCGACTGGGTGCAGGAGGACCTGTTCGGCGAGACCGGCGAGGACGGCGACGCCGAGGAGGCCGAGCTGGCGGCGCTCGCCGACGTCGAGGTCCCCCGGCACTCCCGCGGCACCTGGTCGCCCGGGATGGACGTCGTGCATGCCGAGATGGGCCGCGGCTGGGTCTGGGGCTCGGGACGCGGCGTGGTGACGGTGCGCTTCGAGACCGCCGAGACCACCCCGGGACCGGTGCGCTCCTACGCCGTCGACGACCCCGCGCTCAGCGCGTGGACCCCACCGCCTGCGCCGGAGGAGGCCCCGCCCGACGACCCCGACGACGACACCGACACCGACACCGGCGAGGACGGCCGGCCAGCCGAGGTCGACCCGGACGTCACCCCGGCGTGA
- a CDS encoding PhnE/PtxC family ABC transporter permease: MTDLSRIVSLEAAAPAVAPTAAGVAAPRAPRRRVRVPGRVWLLAWLVVLGWSLVSFLGEDHGVLNAGGLSAVGEFWGAALRPELSAAFLRATLEAAATTVAFGVLGTLLSILVGVVLAPVLSQTWWAPASAPGAARVVRGAGLLLSRAAVALPRGVHEAVWGLLLISVLGRDPLVGVLAIAIPFGAITAKVYSELLDETDRAPYELLREAGAGRATALAYGLLPSLLPGATSYAFYRFECSIRSAVILGMIGAGGLGLQLTLAFQGLQYAEMWTSIYALVILGALIDRWGAHLRRGSSRRRWSISGAFLAVLVAGSVWHLAPDLERWFSGRTAELLARLVDDLVPPSLPAGGWSQLGAAAVETLQMSVVAISLATVAGLLVATLAARGGRSWPRRVLGWLARQLLLLTRAVPPPVWALVVLFVVFPGPLPGAIALGVYTFGILGRLFAEVVEDLDQRPREALSELGASPLASFAYAAVPAAAGQLLAYALYRWEVTARETVVVGVVGAGGLGALLQQQRAGFDYPAMTTTVLALIAVCLVVDLLSLAIRTTTR; this comes from the coding sequence ATGACCGACCTGTCCCGGATCGTCTCGCTGGAGGCCGCCGCCCCGGCTGTCGCGCCGACCGCTGCCGGCGTGGCCGCGCCGCGCGCTCCTCGCCGGCGGGTCCGGGTCCCGGGCCGCGTCTGGCTGCTCGCGTGGCTGGTGGTCCTCGGCTGGTCGCTGGTGAGCTTCCTCGGCGAGGACCACGGGGTGCTCAACGCCGGCGGGCTGTCGGCCGTCGGGGAGTTCTGGGGCGCGGCGCTGCGCCCGGAGCTGTCCGCGGCCTTCCTCCGGGCGACCCTCGAGGCGGCCGCGACCACCGTGGCCTTCGGGGTGCTCGGGACGTTGCTGTCGATCCTGGTCGGTGTCGTCCTCGCGCCGGTGCTGAGCCAGACCTGGTGGGCACCGGCGTCCGCCCCCGGGGCCGCCCGGGTGGTGCGGGGTGCCGGGCTGCTGCTCTCCCGGGCCGCGGTCGCGCTGCCCCGCGGCGTGCACGAGGCCGTGTGGGGGCTGCTGCTGATCAGCGTGCTCGGCCGCGACCCGCTGGTCGGCGTGCTGGCCATCGCGATCCCGTTCGGGGCGATCACCGCCAAGGTCTACTCCGAGCTGCTGGACGAGACCGACCGCGCGCCGTACGAGCTGCTGCGCGAGGCGGGCGCCGGCCGGGCCACGGCCCTGGCCTACGGGCTGCTCCCGTCGCTGCTGCCCGGCGCCACGTCGTACGCCTTCTACCGCTTCGAGTGCTCGATCCGCTCCGCGGTGATCCTCGGCATGATCGGTGCCGGCGGACTGGGCCTGCAGCTGACCCTGGCCTTCCAGGGCCTGCAGTACGCCGAGATGTGGACCTCGATCTATGCGCTCGTGATCCTCGGGGCGCTCATCGACCGGTGGGGCGCGCACCTGCGCCGGGGGAGCTCGCGGCGCCGCTGGTCGATCTCCGGTGCGTTCCTCGCGGTGCTCGTCGCGGGGTCGGTGTGGCACCTGGCGCCGGACCTGGAGCGGTGGTTCTCCGGGCGGACGGCGGAGCTGCTCGCCCGGCTGGTCGACGACCTGGTGCCGCCGAGCCTGCCCGCCGGTGGGTGGTCGCAGCTGGGGGCCGCCGCGGTGGAGACCCTGCAGATGTCGGTGGTCGCGATCAGCCTGGCCACCGTCGCCGGGTTGTTGGTCGCCACCCTCGCCGCGCGCGGCGGCAGGTCGTGGCCGCGGCGGGTGCTCGGCTGGCTGGCCCGCCAGCTGCTGCTGCTCACCCGCGCCGTACCGCCGCCGGTGTGGGCGCTGGTGGTGCTCTTCGTGGTCTTCCCCGGCCCGCTGCCGGGCGCGATCGCGCTGGGCGTCTACACCTTCGGCATCCTCGGCCGGCTCTTCGCCGAGGTGGTCGAGGACCTGGACCAGCGACCCCGCGAGGCGTTGAGCGAGCTCGGCGCGTCCCCGCTGGCGTCCTTCGCCTACGCCGCCGTCCCCGCCGCCGCGGGCCAGCTGCTCGCCTATGCGCTGTACCGCTGGGAGGTCACCGCGCGCGAGACGGTCGTCGTCGGGGTCGTCGGCGCCGGTGGGCTGGGCGCCCTGCTCCAGCAGCAGCGGGCCGGATTCGACTACCCGGCGATGACCACCACGGTGCTCGCCCTGATCGCCGTGTGCCTGGTGGTGGACCTGCTCAGCCTCGCCATCCGCACCACCACCCGCTGA
- a CDS encoding DUF998 domain-containing protein, with protein sequence MSGGPRRGRLRAIVPAALGAGAGVLYANFALDWVRRGTVSLGHMVSELAAPGEPHAWVYRASEVGAAALVVPLLPGVRAALPAGPAREVVVGATAVFAIGATVAALVPTPFGPRVVHDKVDRRPRSEVHDRASFVSDAGLYVGVAAAWVSTRSAGPRWAHRAAGVVLGLGGTSSLVFGYARPSARLRWVGGISQRVNVVVISAWLGCLGLLAARARDAALP encoded by the coding sequence ATGAGCGGCGGGCCGCGGCGCGGACGGCTCCGCGCGATCGTCCCGGCCGCTCTGGGTGCCGGCGCCGGTGTGCTCTACGCCAACTTCGCGCTCGACTGGGTACGCCGCGGCACGGTGAGCCTGGGGCACATGGTCAGCGAGCTGGCCGCCCCGGGCGAGCCGCACGCCTGGGTCTACCGCGCGTCCGAGGTGGGGGCCGCGGCGCTGGTGGTGCCGCTGCTGCCGGGGGTGCGCGCCGCCCTGCCCGCCGGGCCGGCCCGCGAGGTCGTCGTCGGCGCGACCGCGGTCTTCGCGATCGGCGCCACGGTGGCGGCGCTCGTGCCCACGCCGTTCGGGCCGCGGGTGGTCCACGACAAGGTCGACCGGCGTCCGCGCAGCGAGGTGCACGACCGGGCCAGCTTCGTCTCCGACGCGGGGCTCTACGTCGGGGTCGCGGCCGCCTGGGTGAGCACCCGGAGCGCGGGACCGCGGTGGGCGCACCGGGCCGCGGGCGTGGTCTTGGGCCTCGGGGGCACCAGCAGCCTGGTGTTCGGCTATGCGCGGCCCTCGGCCCGGCTGCGGTGGGTGGGCGGCATCAGCCAACGGGTCAACGTGGTCGTGATCAGCGCCTGGCTGGGCTGCCTCGGCCTGCTCGCTGCGCGAGCCCGGGATGCTGCGCTCCCGTAA
- a CDS encoding LssY C-terminal domain-containing protein, whose amino-acid sequence MGRDRPQDRSRSWSEVLDGWFFALSAVIGVWFAYVLLRDGVRPGWPTLLLLVFWLFFSYLVLPRLHRILTAIYLPGYFVGRTRTSDGLLGDPVNLGFLGEEEQVHAAMAGAGWTRADELDLRSALGIVRGVLRGRSYAGAPVSPLRLFDRAQDFAYEQEVAGSPTQRHHIRFWRCPDGWLLPGGARADWLAAATFDRGVGLSWFTLQFTHRIDEDTDVERDFVVSTVGAAAPAAELSVIENFSSGYHHRNGGGDRIRTDGDLPILDLRCVSASAGGATRAAGDTGEPAPRRARIPELVLLGSGVALARAATYGVGALARPGPDSARALTVAFAVIAAGEIALALLVLSGRNWARLMLVAGCSVTAVTAMVVSVLGHERPVGIGQLLATGGSILVLLALSSQEARDYATGRGARSPGTRDGAPSRARAETSR is encoded by the coding sequence ATGGGGCGCGACCGCCCGCAGGACCGCAGCAGGTCGTGGAGCGAGGTGCTCGACGGCTGGTTCTTCGCGCTGTCGGCGGTGATCGGCGTCTGGTTCGCCTACGTGCTGCTGCGCGACGGGGTGCGGCCCGGGTGGCCGACGCTGCTGCTGCTCGTGTTCTGGCTGTTCTTCAGCTACCTCGTGCTGCCGCGCCTGCACCGGATCCTCACCGCCATCTATCTGCCCGGCTACTTCGTCGGCCGCACCCGCACGAGCGACGGCCTACTCGGTGACCCGGTCAACCTCGGCTTCCTCGGCGAGGAGGAGCAGGTCCACGCCGCGATGGCCGGGGCCGGGTGGACGCGCGCCGACGAGCTCGACCTGCGCAGCGCGCTCGGGATCGTGCGCGGGGTGCTGCGCGGGCGCAGCTACGCCGGCGCGCCGGTGAGCCCGCTGCGCCTCTTCGACCGCGCCCAGGACTTCGCCTACGAGCAGGAGGTCGCAGGCAGCCCGACGCAGCGCCACCACATCCGGTTCTGGCGCTGCCCGGACGGCTGGCTGCTCCCGGGCGGCGCCCGCGCCGACTGGCTGGCCGCGGCCACCTTCGACCGCGGTGTCGGCCTGTCCTGGTTCACCCTGCAGTTCACCCACCGCATCGATGAGGACACCGACGTCGAGCGCGACTTCGTGGTCTCCACGGTGGGCGCGGCGGCACCGGCCGCCGAGCTGAGCGTGATCGAGAACTTCTCCTCCGGCTACCACCACCGCAACGGCGGCGGCGACCGGATCCGCACCGACGGCGACCTGCCGATCCTGGACCTGCGCTGCGTGTCCGCCTCGGCCGGCGGGGCCACCCGGGCCGCGGGCGACACGGGGGAGCCGGCGCCGCGCCGCGCACGCATCCCCGAGCTGGTGCTGCTCGGCAGCGGCGTGGCGCTCGCCCGCGCCGCGACGTACGGCGTGGGGGCGCTGGCGAGACCCGGCCCGGACTCGGCGAGGGCGTTGACGGTGGCGTTCGCGGTGATCGCCGCCGGGGAGATCGCCCTGGCGCTCCTGGTGCTGTCGGGACGCAACTGGGCGCGGCTGATGCTGGTCGCGGGCTGCTCGGTGACCGCGGTGACCGCGATGGTCGTCTCGGTCCTCGGCCACGAGCGCCCGGTCGGGATCGGACAGCTGCTGGCCACCGGCGGCAGCATCCTGGTGCTGCTGGCGCTCTCCAGTCAGGAGGCGCGCGACTACGCGACCGGCCGGGGCGCCCGGTCGCCCGGGACGCGAGACGGTGCGCCCTCCCGGGCCCGAGCGGAGACGTCACGATGA
- a CDS encoding phosphonate ABC transporter ATP-binding protein yields the protein MPASDAPDQPREPGETVVALRGVRVSYAGRPALQDVDLVVRAGERVALVGPSGAGKSTLLRLCTGAVRPDAGEVEVLGRPLARLGAADLAAVRRRVGTIHQRLHLVGRLRVVHNVNAGRLGRWSTWRALSSLVRPREVASARAALARTGIADKLLARTDELSGGEQQRVALARVLVQDPDLVLADEPVSSLDPARADEVMRLLCETVAGPQRALLVSLHDFELAARRCDRVVGLRAGRVVFDRPASEVHELRDALYSLARE from the coding sequence ATGCCCGCCTCCGACGCGCCCGACCAACCCCGCGAGCCGGGCGAGACAGTCGTCGCGCTGCGCGGCGTACGCGTGTCGTACGCCGGCCGCCCGGCTCTGCAGGACGTCGACCTGGTGGTGCGCGCGGGGGAGCGGGTGGCGCTGGTCGGCCCGAGCGGCGCCGGCAAGTCCACCCTGCTGCGGCTGTGCACCGGGGCGGTGCGACCGGACGCGGGCGAGGTCGAGGTGCTCGGCCGGCCGCTCGCGCGGCTCGGAGCCGCCGACCTGGCCGCCGTACGACGCCGGGTCGGCACCATCCACCAGCGCCTGCACCTCGTCGGCCGGCTCCGGGTGGTGCACAACGTCAACGCCGGGCGACTGGGTCGGTGGAGCACCTGGCGGGCGCTCTCCTCCCTGGTGCGACCGCGGGAGGTGGCGAGCGCGCGCGCCGCGCTCGCCCGCACCGGGATCGCCGACAAGCTGCTGGCCCGCACCGACGAGCTGTCGGGCGGTGAGCAGCAGCGCGTCGCGCTGGCCCGGGTGCTGGTGCAGGACCCCGACCTGGTGCTCGCCGACGAGCCGGTCTCCAGCCTCGACCCGGCGCGCGCGGACGAGGTGATGCGGCTGCTGTGCGAGACGGTGGCCGGTCCGCAGCGGGCGCTGCTCGTGAGCCTGCACGACTTCGAGCTGGCCGCGCGGCGCTGCGACCGGGTCGTGGGCCTGCGCGCGGGCCGGGTCGTCTTCGACCGCCCGGCCAGCGAGGTCCACGAGCTGCGGGACGCGCTGTACTCCCTCGCACGCGAATGA
- a CDS encoding DUF4192 domain-containing protein produces MTTPPAPPPVPSPTPPGPPPAAGTPMRITARRPEDLLAVVPVVLGFHPTESVVLLTFGARRQFHARIDLPRTPAEIAATVEALLAPSVREEAQAVAFVLYAGERTAAVARWSSRALVSAFERAGIRVVDAIRADGECWFALLPGRDRAAGRGVRYDVTTHPISAQAVFEGRAVLASRSAVADTLRPDPAAVDRLAAAVRRARAADHDTVAVAVAAAVGAGHWSDPVLASVLLGLRDPKVRDAAWGSMRRPESPGHVRLWVDAVRRAPAELRAGAAAVLAYAAWLAGDGALAWCAIDRCREHEPGNSLARLVADLLEQAVPPTVLGEHG; encoded by the coding sequence ATGACCACGCCCCCCGCCCCGCCACCCGTTCCCTCGCCCACGCCTCCCGGCCCGCCGCCCGCGGCCGGGACGCCCATGCGCATCACCGCGCGCCGCCCCGAGGACCTGCTCGCCGTCGTTCCGGTCGTGCTGGGGTTCCACCCCACCGAGTCGGTGGTGCTGCTGACCTTCGGCGCCCGGCGCCAGTTCCACGCCCGCATCGACCTTCCCCGGACCCCGGCGGAGATCGCGGCCACGGTCGAGGCCCTGCTGGCGCCGTCGGTGCGCGAGGAGGCGCAGGCCGTCGCCTTCGTGCTGTACGCCGGGGAGCGCACGGCGGCCGTCGCGCGGTGGTCCTCGCGCGCCCTGGTGAGCGCCTTCGAGCGGGCCGGCATCCGGGTGGTCGACGCCATCCGCGCGGACGGCGAGTGCTGGTTCGCGCTGCTGCCCGGGCGCGACCGGGCCGCTGGACGCGGCGTGCGCTACGACGTCACGACGCACCCGATCAGCGCCCAGGCGGTCTTCGAGGGGCGTGCCGTGCTCGCCTCGCGCAGCGCGGTGGCCGACACGCTGCGCCCGGATCCGGCAGCCGTCGACCGGCTCGCCGCTGCGGTGCGGCGAGCGCGCGCGGCCGACCACGACACGGTCGCCGTCGCGGTGGCCGCCGCGGTCGGGGCCGGGCACTGGTCCGACCCGGTGCTCGCCTCGGTCCTGCTCGGCCTGCGGGACCCGAAGGTGCGCGACGCCGCGTGGGGCTCGATGCGCCGGCCCGAGTCGCCCGGGCACGTCCGGCTGTGGGTCGACGCCGTACGCCGTGCGCCGGCCGAGCTGCGCGCGGGGGCGGCGGCGGTGCTGGCCTATGCCGCCTGGCTGGCCGGCGACGGCGCGCTCGCCTGGTGCGCGATCGACCGCTGCCGCGAGCACGAGCCGGGCAACTCGCTGGCCCGGCTGGTCGCCGACCTGCTCGAGCAGGCGGTGCCGCCGACGGTGCTCGGCGAGCACGGGTGA